The segment CGGGTTCGGGCCCGAGCCCTTCCCCGTCGAGATCCACGCGAAGGCGCCGAACAAGCGGATCTCCATCGTGAAGACCCCGCGCGGGGAGAACATCACCGCCTTCGACGGATCCTCCGGCTGGCTGGGCGGAGGCCAGCGCCCGGCGAAGGACATGGGCCCCGGGGAAAGCCGTGCCGCGAGCCTCGACGCCGACCTCGATTTCCCCGCCGACGTGCGCGAACGCTTCAAGGAGGTGCGCGTCGTCGCTCCGGAGACCATCGACGGCAAGCCGGCGACCCATCTCGTCGCGCGCAACGAAGGCGAGCCCCCGGTGGAGCTTTTCTTCGACCCGGCTTCCGGCCTGCTCCTGCGCGCGAAACGTTACGTCGAGACCCCGCTCGGCCGACTGCCCACGGAGATCGACTACGCCGACTGGCGCGACGCAGGAGGGGTGAAGGTCCCTTTCCGCTGGACGGTCGCGCGGCCGAGCGGCCGGTTCACGATCCAGATCGAGGAGACCAGGTCCAACGTCCCTGTGGACGACGCGAAATTCAGGAAGGGGGCGTGAGGGCCCGTCACGGAGGGGTGCAGCCGGCGAAGACCGGTCGCCCGGGAGGCGTCTCCATCGGGACGACCCCGGGGACGTCGAGGCCGTACGCTTCGTAGAACCGCGCGCGGTAGTCGCGCTGCCAGGTCGCGTACGAGGTGGTCGTGTCCTCGAGCGCGCCGATCCGCTCGAACAGGCGGAAGGCGGAGAGCTCCCGGCAGAAGTTGCACATGCGCCCGGGGGTGCGCAGGTCCGCCTCGCCGCCGAAGACCGTCGCGTTGTCGGCGCGGCTGCCGTTCATCAGGCACTTGAGCTCGGGGTGATACCCGTCCTCGACGTGACCGAACGCGCCGACGAGCCCCTGGACCGCCGGGTTCTGGGCGCCCCCCGCGACGAGGTGGCTCCAGGGCACGTCGCCGCAACCCGATTCGCACACGACGTTCGACACGTTCGCCGACGTCCACGCGCCGGTGCGCGGGACGCAGGCAGGATCTCCGTCGAGGTCGAGGTACTCGTCGCGCAGCCGCGCGAAGGCGTGGGCGAACTCGTGCGGGCGGTGGTGCGCGAAGGCCGCGGCGACCGTCCGGCCCGCGTTGGACGGATTCGTCAGCAGCGCCGTCCGGCCGCTGAACCCCGACCGGGCCCGCGCGGGCTCATACACCATCGTCGCCACGACCACATTCTTCGCCATGCCCCGGGTACGTTCGGCGGTCGTCGGGTAGAAAGTCGTCGGCGGGAACGGGAGCCTCTCGACCGCCGCCCAGACCCTCGCCTCGACGACGTCCGTCGCCGCGGGGTCCGAGAAGTCGATCTCGCCGCCGAGGTCCACGGGGACGCGAAACGCGGTGTCCTCCACGGCGCCCCCCGCGACGATGCGCGCGTTCGAGACGGCGGGGAGCTTCCAGAAGCAGAACGCCTCCCGGAAGGTGTCGAAGACCTCGAGCCGCCCCCACGCGTCCATCCAGTCCGAGACGTCGTTGGGGGCGTCGACGTGAAAGCGCCGCAGATCCGCCGAGGTGTATCCCTCGGCGAGGATCAGCACGTGGACCAACCGCCCTGGGTCGAGCGCGAGCAGCCGGCCGGTGCGGACGTCGGGGATCAACCCCGTGCCGCACGACACCGCGCAGATCGCGCCGTCGACGCACGCGGGCTGGGTCACGCGGATCTCCTGCCTGCAGGTCGCGGAGGAAGCGCCCCCCGCACCGTGGGCGACCAGCGTGTACGCGGCGTCGGCGAGCGGGCGGACGGCGAGCGAGCCGCTCGCGTCGACCTCCCCGCCGTTGAGCGTGACCCGCACGGCCCCCGACGACGTCCACGTGAGCATGCTCGAAGTCTCCCCGCCGGAGGGGAGCACATCGAGGCTCGCCTCGAGGCTGCACCGCGGCTGTCCGGCGGAACGCACGTCGATGCGGCGGAGCCCTTCGACCGGAGCGACCGCCTGCGCGTGGGCGACGCCGAGCAGCGACGCCATCGCCGCGACCACCCCTCCCGCCAGGAACTTCGTCGCGCCGTCGAGACCCACGCCCGCTCCTCCGTGCACCGCGAACATGGACTCTGTGCAAGGGCGCGGCCAGAGCACCGCCTTACGATTGCGTCATCGGATCGGGGTGCCGGCGTATCCTTCGCGCATGGGTACGACGCTCGCGGCTGTCCTGCTCGCATTGGCGGCCGGTCCGGAGGCCGCTCCCGTTCCGCCCGCGCTTCGGGTCGAGAGCCCCGTCGACGGCGCCGTCCTGACGACGCGCCAGCCCCAGCTGCGCATCTGTGCGTACGGAGGCGACGACCGGACGCGCGCCTCCTTCGTGGCGACCCTCGACGGCGAGACGATCACCGCCCGGTTCGAGTGGAGCGGGGATTGCGCGCACTGGACCCCTTCCGACGGGTGGCTCGGCCTGGACGAGCGCCATGCCTGGAGCGACCCGCCGTACGAGGAAGAGGGGTGGACCGCCGGAATGCGCGACGGCAGCCACGATCTCGAGGTGAGCGTCACCTTCGCCTCGGGCGAACGGATCGTCGAGCGGTCGCGATTCCGCGTCGAGACCCGGCGCCGGGCGGCGAGCCTGGCGATCGGCTTTCCGAAGGTCTCGCTCGACGGGTTCGAAGGACCGTTCGCCCCCACGCGCCAGGTCGAGGCGCGGTTCGGCGCGCTGCGTGTGTCCACCCTCGCGAAGGACGCGGGCGTCCTGAAGTACCGGGACAAGGCCCTGTCCATCGGGGGGATCTCGACCCGGCTTGGGGACGAAGGGGATCCGGGCGAGACGGAGACGTCGCTTTGGCGATTCGCGCTGGGCCGCCGCAGGGGGTACGGCTACCGGACCGGCGACGCCGGTTTCCTCGCGCCGTATCACGGCACGTCGATGTTCCTCGCGGATGCCGATGCGTACGACGGGCCTTTCGACCCCGCCGACGTCCTCGCCTTCGCTCCGTTCGACGGCGGCGTCCGCGTGGGAACCGGCTTCGAGGGCGGAATCGCGTTGGGGTTGAGCCGCTCGATCACGCTCGACGCGGGGTACGAGCAGTCGGCGGTCTACCCGCACTACGTCTTCTGGGAGGCACTGGGAAGTGGCCTGGTCCACGGCGTCGCGTTGCACGTCGCCGACGGCATCTCGCGTCAGGTCGCCCGAACCGCGCCGCGGGCCGCGCCGATCGTCTCGTTCCTGCTGCGCAACGGCATCTCCTACGTGATCCACCACCAGCGGCGCTCGGAGGTCAACTGGCCCTTCGGCGGCGGTGCGGGGCTGATCGACGAGGGGTTCAAGGTCTCCTTCACGTTCACGTACTGATCCGCGGGAGCCCCGGGTTCGCCGCGAGGAACGCCCCGGCCCAGCGGTAGTGCGCCAGCAGGTCCGGTCGCGCGCCCTCGAGGAGCGCGACCGCGGCGTAGAGCGCCTCGACCGAGGCCAGGCCGTGCTCGGGGTCGCGGCCGAGCTTGCTCTTGCGCGGGTACGCGGTGACGAGCTTCGGCAGGCGGCGGCGGACGAGATCTCCGTCGATGCGGCGCGCGAGCGTCGGCACGCGGTGCCACGCGCAGTCGATCAACAGCAGGCCGAGGCCGCGGTCCGGCGGCCCGAGCTCCTCCCCGTCCGGGTGGAGCCAGATGCGCCGCCCGACCTCCACGCGCCTGCCGCCGACGGAAGGGACGAAGCGCACCCCGTCCATCCCCCGAAGCGGCGTGACGGAGCACTTCCTGGCCGGCTCGCGCAGGTCGTGAACGATCAGGATGTCCACGCGCGGAGGTTAGCAGGCGGTGGCGGACGGCGAGCCCTTCCGTCGTAATCTTCTCCCGGAGGCCCCGATGAAGACCCTGCTCCACGACGCGACGGACCGAGCCCTCGCCTTCCTCGAGGAGTTGCCGCACCGCCGGGTCGCCCCGCCGGTCGACCTCGCCGCCCTTCGCGCGACGATGGGCGGCCCCCTCCCCGAGCGCGGGATCGCGGCCGGCGAGGTCCTCGCGCATCTCGACGACGCCGCACGCCCGGGGCTCGTCGCCTCCGGCGGGCCGAGGTTCTTCGGGTTCGTGATCGGGGGATCGCACCCGGTCGCGCTCGCCTCCGACTGGCTCGCGTCGACCTGGGACCAGAACCACGGCTTCTACGTCCTCTCCCCGCCGGCGTCGGTCGCCGAGGAGGTCGCCGCGCGGTGGCTGCTCGAGCTGCTCGGCCTTCCCTCCCGGTCGAGCGTCGCGTTCGTGACCGGCGCGCAGATGGCGAATTTCACCGCCCTCGCCGCCGCGCGCCACGACGTCCTGCGCCGCGCGGGGTGGGACGTCGAGACGCAGGGGCTCGCCGGTTCTCCCGGAATCGACGTGGTCGCGAGCGACGAGTCGCACATCACGGTCTTCCGGGCGCTTCGTTACCTCGGGCTCGGCACCGGAAACGTGCTCCGCGTCGAGAGCGACGACCAGGGGAGGATCGTCCCGTCGTCGCTGCGCTCGGTGCTGGACGCGTGCCGCCGCCCGGTCGTCGTGTGCGCGCAGGCCGGCGACGTGAATTCCGGCGCCTTCGACCCGTTCGACGAGATCGTCCCCCTCGTGCGCGAACGCGACGGGTGGCTGCACGTCGACGGCGCCTTCGGGTTGTGGGCGGCGGCGAGCCCGGGCCGCCGGCACCTCGTGCGCGGCGTCGCGGGGGCGGACTCGTGGTCCGTCGACGCCCACAAGTGGCTCAACGTCCCGTACGACTGCGGGATCGCGATCGTCGCCGACCCGGAGCCCCACCGCGCGTCGATGTCCACGACGACCTCGTATCTGATCAAGTCCGGCGGTGCCGAGCGCGACCCGGCCGACTGGACGCCGGAGTTCTCGCGGCGCGCGCGCGGGATCCCCGTCTACGCCACCTTGCGCCACCTCGGCCGCTCGGGCGTCGCCGAGCTCGTCGAGCGATGCTGCGCGTTGACCCGCCGCTTCGTCGATCGGCTGACGGCCTCCCCCGAGGTGACCGTCCTGAACGAGGTGGTCCTCAACCAGGCCCTGCTCCGCTTCCGCGACGACGATGCGACCACCCGCGAGGTGATCGCGCGCGTGCAACAGGAAGGGACCTGCTGGCTGGGGGGCACGACGTGGAAGGGGCGCGCCGCGATGCGGATCTCCCTCGTCAACCACCTCACGACCGAGGACGACGTCGACCGCTCGGCGGCGGCGATTCTCGGGTGCCTGGCGGAGGTCGC is part of the Candidatus Polarisedimenticolaceae bacterium genome and harbors:
- a CDS encoding DUF367 domain-containing protein, with translation MDILIVHDLREPARKCSVTPLRGMDGVRFVPSVGGRRVEVGRRIWLHPDGEELGPPDRGLGLLLIDCAWHRVPTLARRIDGDLVRRRLPKLVTAYPRKSKLGRDPEHGLASVEALYAAVALLEGARPDLLAHYRWAGAFLAANPGLPRIST
- a CDS encoding photosynthetic reaction center cytochrome c subunit family protein; its protein translation is MNRPAVVPVALLAACAAVAADPGAPPEKAEERFMNVLALKGIPADDLVPAMQFISASLGVDCDFCHVDRKPEADDKKKKLVAREMIELQRSINRNFNGHVVVTCMTCHRGSTRPEAVPPVADGSAPPAQPPAPAALPEVTAVLDAYVKAVGGKEAMAAVASRVQTGKLTGFGPEPFPVEIHAKAPNKRISIVKTPRGENITAFDGSSGWLGGGQRPAKDMGPGESRAASLDADLDFPADVRERFKEVRVVAPETIDGKPATHLVARNEGEPPVELFFDPASGLLLRAKRYVETPLGRLPTEIDYADWRDAGGVKVPFRWTVARPSGRFTIQIEETRSNVPVDDAKFRKGA
- a CDS encoding aminotransferase class V-fold PLP-dependent enzyme, whose product is MKTLLHDATDRALAFLEELPHRRVAPPVDLAALRATMGGPLPERGIAAGEVLAHLDDAARPGLVASGGPRFFGFVIGGSHPVALASDWLASTWDQNHGFYVLSPPASVAEEVAARWLLELLGLPSRSSVAFVTGAQMANFTALAAARHDVLRRAGWDVETQGLAGSPGIDVVASDESHITVFRALRYLGLGTGNVLRVESDDQGRIVPSSLRSVLDACRRPVVVCAQAGDVNSGAFDPFDEIVPLVRERDGWLHVDGAFGLWAAASPGRRHLVRGVAGADSWSVDAHKWLNVPYDCGIAIVADPEPHRASMSTTTSYLIKSGGAERDPADWTPEFSRRARGIPVYATLRHLGRSGVAELVERCCALTRRFVDRLTASPEVTVLNEVVLNQALLRFRDDDATTREVIARVQQEGTCWLGGTTWKGRAAMRISLVNHLTTEDDVDRSAAAILGCLAEVA